Within Cetobacterium sp. NK01, the genomic segment AGCTCTAAATATGTTGCTTCAAACTCCTGCTCCAGATAGACAACTCTTATATTATTGGGAATGAATATAATTCCAGTATATGGAATTTTCTTTTTTATAGCATTTATTATAGAGCTTTTCCCACATCCGTTAGGGCCTTTTAAACAGATACGCTCCCCATTTTTTAAAGTCAGATTGAAGTTTTGTATAACTGTCTTTTCATCATAGCTTATATTCAGATTATTTACCGTCAAGATTGTATCTGCTTTATTTTTTTCTTTCAGAAATTTAAAAGAATGCTCTTTAGAAAGATCTAAAAGAAGTTCTTTTCTCTCCTCTATTTCTTTTTCTTTTCTATTCTTGATAGAAACAGCCCTTTTCATTATTCTGGCAGCCTGAGCACCGACATAACCCTTATCTACCATAGGAGATAAGTTTCTCTCTGAGGATTTTTGCTTTTCAGAATTGAAGCTCCAGTTTATTTTTTCTTTGGCAGATTCCTGTAAAAATCTGATCTCTTTTTTCAGCTCCTCATTTTTTTTGATAGCGCTCATTTCCTTGTTCTTCATTTCCTGATAATATGGAAGGAAGCTGGATTTTGTAATGTAAACTTTATTTTTCTCCATTGCCAGGACATGATCTGAGATTGTATCTAAGAAATTTCTGTCATGAGAAACACAGAGAAATCCGCTTTTGCCATTCAGATACCTGGCTATCTGCTCCCTGCCTTCTATATCCAAATGATTTGTAGGTTCGTCAATAATGGGATAGCTGTCGTTTTTAAGAAATAATGAGAGCAGCTGAAATTTCGTTTTTTCTCCGCCGCTTAAAGTATTCCAGGATCTGGAGAGCATTTTTAAATCTAAATTTAACATCTCCATCTCTTTCTCGATTTTATTTTCTACAGTATATCCGCCGTATTTGCTATAAAGTTCTTCAGCTGTAGAATAGATCTCTATATTTTCTCCCTGAAAATCTTTAAGAGCCTTAGCTATGGTATCCTCCAAATTTTTGAAGGGAGCTATAAGATTTTTTACAATCTCTAATACGTCTTTTGTTTCATCCGGGATCTCTTTTGGAAAAAAATTGATTTCACACTCTTTGGAGATAGTGCCTTTACTAGAAACTAGCTCCCCTGACAACAGCTTCATAAATGTGGTTTTTCCTCTTCCATTTTTTCCAAAAATAACAGTTTTCCATTCCGTGTCTAAAATTAGATTTAAATCATTAAATATCTCTTTATAAGGATTATCATAGCTGAAATCTAATCTGTTTATTGTTATTTTGCTCATCTTTACCTCCAATATTTCTGGCATCTGGATAAACAAAAAAAGACCACTAGTCAGTAGTCTTCATAATTTTCA encodes:
- the abc-f gene encoding ribosomal protection-like ABC-F family protein is translated as MSKITINRLDFSYDNPYKEIFNDLNLILDTEWKTVIFGKNGRGKTTFMKLLSGELVSSKGTISKECEINFFPKEIPDETKDVLEIVKNLIAPFKNLEDTIAKALKDFQGENIEIYSTAEELYSKYGGYTVENKIEKEMEMLNLDLKMLSRSWNTLSGGEKTKFQLLSLFLKNDSYPIIDEPTNHLDIEGREQIARYLNGKSGFLCVSHDRNFLDTISDHVLAMEKNKVYITKSSFLPYYQEMKNKEMSAIKKNEELKKEIRFLQESAKEKINWSFNSEKQKSSERNLSPMVDKGYVGAQAARIMKRAVSIKNRKEKEIEERKELLLDLSKEHSFKFLKEKNKADTILTVNNLNISYDEKTVIQNFNLTLKNGERICLKGPNGCGKSSIINAIKKKIPYTGIIFIPNNIRVVYLEQEFEATYLELTLKEYIRELGEDEAEFRKLLSAFGVYSDILNKKLKLFSEGEKKKINLASTMLRESSLLVWDEPLNYIDMEMREKLEEMILKYKPTILFIEHDKMFIENIATKVFYLYKN